One window of Magallana gigas chromosome 2, xbMagGiga1.1, whole genome shotgun sequence genomic DNA carries:
- the LOC105344218 gene encoding gamma-aminobutyric acid receptor subunit beta isoform X2, which produces MDRRLAFVLWVLIPTRVCFSNSPDVTSSVIDSLLSNYDIRLRPNFDAAVDVGIELVVASFDTISEVNMDYTITIYLNQYWTDERLTHGNLSTSTSLTLTGDFADKIWVPDTFFANDKNSFLHDVTEKNKMIRLYGNGSVVYGMRFTTTLACMMDLHNYPLDEQNCTVEIESYGYDMADLYLHWRSGHHSVHGIQDIELPQFSIVEYRTVEKIESLLTGKYPRLSLSFKLHRNVGYFIFQTYLPSILIVMLSWVSFWINHEATSARVALGITTVLTMTTISNGVRSSLPRISYVKAIDIYLVTCFVFVFAALLEYAAVNYTYWGKRAKKKRRIKEMTDRRVKSQEETKNSDVCYTTVNNPDVSPVISLRGNKETQIDLETGNTSFIPRACMSRGYIPESLVKRKRSSSLKKQRQAATQGSMTEEREKCKSKFLSIKDVNSIDRFSRLLFPLLFLIVNVVYWGFYLVL; this is translated from the exons ATGGACCGTCGGTTGGCTTTCGTACTGTGGGTACTTATTCCGACAAG GGTCTGTTTCTCTAATTCCCCGGATGTAACCTCGTCCGTCATTGACAGTCTCCTTAGTAACTACGACATCAGACTAAGACCCAACTTTG ATGCTGCCGTAGATGTAGGCATTGAGTTGGTGGTGGCCAGCTTTGATACGATCTCTGAGGTCAATATG GACTACACAATCACAATATACCTGAACCAGTACTGGACGGACGAGAGACTGACCCACGGGAACCTGTCCACCTCCACCAGCCTCACCCTCACGGGAGATTTCGCAGACAAAATCTGGGTCCCGGACACCTTCTTCGCCAATGACAAGAACTCATTTCTTCATGACGTCAcggagaaaaataaaatgattcgTTTGTACGGCAACGGGTCCGTCGTCTATGGAATGAG aTTCACAACCACACTTGCTTGTATGATGGACCTGCATAACTACCCGCTAGACGAGCAAAACTGTACCGTGGAAATTGAAAGCT ATGGTTACGACATGGCGGATCTATACCTCCACTGGAGAAGTGGGCACCACTCTGTACACGGCATACAAGACATAGAGCTCCCCCAGTTCTCTATTGTGGAGTATAGAACGGTGGAGAAGATAGAGAGCCTACTGACAG GGAAGTATCCCCGACTGTCGCTCAGTTTCAAGCTCCACAGGAACGTGGGCTACTTCATCTTCCAGACGTATCTTCCCTCCATTCTGATCGTCATGCTGTCTTGGGTTTCGTTTTGGATTAACCATGAAGCAACATCAGCGAGAGTGGCTTTAG GAATTACAACCGTTCTCACCATGACTACGATAAGTAATGGCGTCCGATCGTCCTTGCCGCGGATCTCCTATGTCAAGGCCATTGACATTTACTTGGTGACGTGTTTTGTGTTTGTATTTGCCGCCCTGTTGGAGTATGCGGCTGTTAACTACACATACTGGGGAAAGAGAGCGAAGAAGAAGAGGCGGATCAAAGAAATGACAGATAGGAGAGTGAAATCACAAGAGGAGACCAAA AATAGCGATGTGTGTTACACAACTGTCAACAATCCAGATGTATCGCCGGTCATCTCTCTGAGGGGGAATAAAGAGACGCAGATAGATTTAGAAACAGGAAACACGTCATTTATTCCAAGAGCGTGTATGTCACGTGGTTACATCCCAGAATCCTTGGTCAAAAGGAAACGTTCGTCCAGTTTGAAAAAACAGCGCCAGGCAGCGACACAAGGATCCATGACAGAGGAAAGAGAGAAATGTAAATCTAAGTTCTTGTCCATAAAGGATGTCAATAGCATTGACAGGTTTTCCAGGTTACTGTTTCCGCTGCTCTTCCTGATTGTTAACGTAGTGTACTGGGGATTCTACCTTGTGCTGTGA
- the LOC105344218 gene encoding gamma-aminobutyric acid receptor subunit beta isoform X1 has product MDRRLAFVLWVLIPTRVCFSNSPDVTSSVIDSLLSNYDIRLRPNFGDAAVDVGIELVVASFDTISEVNMDYTITIYLNQYWTDERLTHGNLSTSTSLTLTGDFADKIWVPDTFFANDKNSFLHDVTEKNKMIRLYGNGSVVYGMRFTTTLACMMDLHNYPLDEQNCTVEIESYGYDMADLYLHWRSGHHSVHGIQDIELPQFSIVEYRTVEKIESLLTGKYPRLSLSFKLHRNVGYFIFQTYLPSILIVMLSWVSFWINHEATSARVALGITTVLTMTTISNGVRSSLPRISYVKAIDIYLVTCFVFVFAALLEYAAVNYTYWGKRAKKKRRIKEMTDRRVKSQEETKNSDVCYTTVNNPDVSPVISLRGNKETQIDLETGNTSFIPRACMSRGYIPESLVKRKRSSSLKKQRQAATQGSMTEEREKCKSKFLSIKDVNSIDRFSRLLFPLLFLIVNVVYWGFYLVL; this is encoded by the exons ATGGACCGTCGGTTGGCTTTCGTACTGTGGGTACTTATTCCGACAAG GGTCTGTTTCTCTAATTCCCCGGATGTAACCTCGTCCGTCATTGACAGTCTCCTTAGTAACTACGACATCAGACTAAGACCCAACTTTGGTG ATGCTGCCGTAGATGTAGGCATTGAGTTGGTGGTGGCCAGCTTTGATACGATCTCTGAGGTCAATATG GACTACACAATCACAATATACCTGAACCAGTACTGGACGGACGAGAGACTGACCCACGGGAACCTGTCCACCTCCACCAGCCTCACCCTCACGGGAGATTTCGCAGACAAAATCTGGGTCCCGGACACCTTCTTCGCCAATGACAAGAACTCATTTCTTCATGACGTCAcggagaaaaataaaatgattcgTTTGTACGGCAACGGGTCCGTCGTCTATGGAATGAG aTTCACAACCACACTTGCTTGTATGATGGACCTGCATAACTACCCGCTAGACGAGCAAAACTGTACCGTGGAAATTGAAAGCT ATGGTTACGACATGGCGGATCTATACCTCCACTGGAGAAGTGGGCACCACTCTGTACACGGCATACAAGACATAGAGCTCCCCCAGTTCTCTATTGTGGAGTATAGAACGGTGGAGAAGATAGAGAGCCTACTGACAG GGAAGTATCCCCGACTGTCGCTCAGTTTCAAGCTCCACAGGAACGTGGGCTACTTCATCTTCCAGACGTATCTTCCCTCCATTCTGATCGTCATGCTGTCTTGGGTTTCGTTTTGGATTAACCATGAAGCAACATCAGCGAGAGTGGCTTTAG GAATTACAACCGTTCTCACCATGACTACGATAAGTAATGGCGTCCGATCGTCCTTGCCGCGGATCTCCTATGTCAAGGCCATTGACATTTACTTGGTGACGTGTTTTGTGTTTGTATTTGCCGCCCTGTTGGAGTATGCGGCTGTTAACTACACATACTGGGGAAAGAGAGCGAAGAAGAAGAGGCGGATCAAAGAAATGACAGATAGGAGAGTGAAATCACAAGAGGAGACCAAA AATAGCGATGTGTGTTACACAACTGTCAACAATCCAGATGTATCGCCGGTCATCTCTCTGAGGGGGAATAAAGAGACGCAGATAGATTTAGAAACAGGAAACACGTCATTTATTCCAAGAGCGTGTATGTCACGTGGTTACATCCCAGAATCCTTGGTCAAAAGGAAACGTTCGTCCAGTTTGAAAAAACAGCGCCAGGCAGCGACACAAGGATCCATGACAGAGGAAAGAGAGAAATGTAAATCTAAGTTCTTGTCCATAAAGGATGTCAATAGCATTGACAGGTTTTCCAGGTTACTGTTTCCGCTGCTCTTCCTGATTGTTAACGTAGTGTACTGGGGATTCTACCTTGTGCTGTGA
- the LOC105344230 gene encoding dopamine beta-hydroxylase, translating to MILSCRRWRFLLIACVIHSAISFPQFQDLIPSGKKVPHPCSDGAWSAVGHANPAGGHQRNPFGNDFAATGMVWSESFCRADSDDDGRTNGEELGDPECTWSQGQELSNPATGHPGVCEPMDDERCKGKNDWVVCSKQKEMECDVLSDPDTQFFDIRFPKRKVPAEKTTYTCMVVEVPEMEDHHMVANKPLIDNENVMHHLLVYGCQEEVSMKLNTPYECGMEATASCRDLIGLWVVGSKGECMHPKAGFRLGKNGYRHLAVQMHWTNKHQHSDYYDESGMRIFYTKSLREHDAGTLWLGQMFFEIPPQAPETDVQGVCTSECTSKIFTDNINIFGATNHMHLLGTRGKVEHFRSGKRVGVITNDTHYTYHSPVQNSFDTPVVVRPGDELRTTCTFNSEGVDRTTFFGKGTHDEMCLVFIKYYPKQKARIQKCLSFKELSMCTAFPQTVGLFQDGMRGCNVPQFTSLTNPATLTMVFQIQTKCRPDICTQECKNAMRELRQHPCLKEDVWEYIKFFLMEEKHSGSGIDVEKLLVLYTVCDLQLGQEIGRDVSRRITTMRTTPSQPTNTDFTSTSTDTDHIHTCPKCPPTHLSICNNSASRNIIPSIATFIGVIISLVDFLITAM from the exons ATGATTCTCTCTTGCAGAAG ATGGCGATTCCTGCTAATTGCCTGTGTCATACACAGCGCTATCTCCTTCCCACAATTCCAGGACCTGATTCCTAGCGGGAAAAAGGTCCCCCACCCCTGTAGCGACGGGGCATGGTCGGCGGTGGGACACGCTAATCCCGCGGGGGGCCACCAAAGAAATCCGTTTGGAAACGATTTTGCTGCGACCGGAATG GTTTGGTCCGAAAGTTTTTGTCGAGCCGATTCTGACGATGATGGGAGGACAAACGGCGAAGAATTGGGGGACCCAGAATGCACCTGGAGCCAGGGTCAGGAACTGTCGAACCCCGCCACTGGTCATCCAG GTGTGTGTGAGCCGATGGATGACGAACGATGTAAAGGCAAAAATGACTGGGTAGTATGCAGCAAACAGAAGGAGATGGAGTGTGACGTGCTTAGTGATCCGG ATACCCAGTTCTTCGACATTAGGTTTCCTAAACGTAAAGTCCCCGCAGAGAAGACAACTTACACGTGCATGGTTGTGGAGGTACCGGAAATGGAAGATCATCACATGGTTGCCAACAAACCCCTGATTGACAACGAAAACGTCATGCATCATTTGCTGGTCTATGGTTGCCAAG AAGAAGTATCAATGAAGCTGAACACGCCTTATGAATGCGGTATGGAGGCGACAGCATCTTGCAGAGATTTAATTGGACTGTGGGTCGTAGGGTCAAAGGGCGAATGCATGCATCCCAAGGCAGGATTCCGCCTTGGCAAAAATGGATACAGACACCTCGCTGTCCAG atGCACTGGACCAACAAGCACCAGCACTCGGACTACTACGATGAGTCCGGGATGAGGATATTCTACACCAAGTCCCTGAGAGAGCATGACGCCGGAACACTGTGGCTGGGTCAGATGTTCTTTGAGATCCCCCCACAGGCCCCGGAGACCGACGTCCAGGGAGTGTGTACGTCAGAGTGTACCTCCAAAATCTTCACGGACAACATCAATATATTCGGAGCCACCAATCACATGCATCTACTGG GTACTCGAGGGAAAGTTGAGCATTTCAGGAGCGGGAAGCGTGTGGGAGTCATAACAAACGATACCCACTATACATACCACAGCCCGGTTCAGAACAG ttttgataccCCTGTGGTGGTGAGACCAGGGGATGAGTTACGGACCACATGTACCTTCAACTCCGAGGGGGTGGACAGAACTACTTTCTTCGGGAAAGGAACCCACGATGAGATGTGTTTAGTGTTCATAAAGTATTACCCGAAACAGAAGGCGCGAATCCAGAAGTGTCTGTCGTTCAAGGAGCTGTCCATGTGCACGGCTTTCCCGCAGACGGTGGGGCTGTTCCAGGACGGGATGCGGGGGTGTAACGTCCCCCAGTTCACCTCACTCACCAACCCCGCCACCCTTACAATGGTATTCCAG ATTCAGACCAAATGTAGACCAGACATATGTACACAAGAATGCAAAAATGCTATGCGGGAACTTCGGCAGCATCCGTGTTTAAAAGAAGATGTGTGGGAATACATAAAATTTTTCTTAATGGAGGAAAAGCACAGTGGCAGTGGAATCGATGTCGAAAAATTGTTAGTTCTATATACTGTGTGTGATTTGCAGCTTGGACAAGAAATCGGACGTGACGTAAGCAGGAGAATAACAACCATGCGCACGACACCATCCCAACCCACTAACACAGATTTTACTTCCACAAGTACTGACACAGACCACATACACACGTGTCCCAAATGTCCGCCAACTCATTTGAGTATATGCAACAATAGCGCCTCACGAAATATCATTCCATCCATAGCTACTTTCATAGGTGTGATAATTTCACTTGTTGATTTCTTGATTACTGCCATGTAG
- the LOC105344233 gene encoding gamma-aminobutyric acid receptor subunit alpha-5 isoform X3: MDVARLMVLLYFDVCFSDDLTLRENVTILLDNLLQTYDKSVRPAGRDGPLVIKTNMLVRSMGPITESEMTYSLQCYLRQSWHDERLKFDLPNVTEVTLSNTFLKDIWKPNTYFLNGRLSTQPNITVPNVFVRIRKDGSIYMSRRLTINAKCPMNLLDYPMDAPVCPLLLAGYGYTTDEIIYRWQTSNKSGVEIYDDVTLSQFDIVSIWTANNTYSDALGTQSGLEVYFHLKRHIGFFMLQTYLPCTLIVCLSWVSFWINRDAAPARVLLAAVGLIQRDGLPRVPYATALDVFLNVCIFYNLAAIIQYSAVNYFTKILPKEGGASYEEDETENVLNEDQNGVLDWNSTIGKETQTGCLILFCRCLLGNFRFRYNMVKSADAANGNSVSSIDILSRYIFPLSFCLFQAFYWAWYLRFKLS, translated from the exons ATGGATGTCGCGAGGCTGATGGTTTTGTTATACTTTGACGTGTG CTTTTCAGATGACCTCACACTAAGGGAGAACGTCACCATATTGTTAGATAACCTGTTACAGACCTACGACAAGTCGGTGCGACCTGCAGGGCGGG ATGGACCACTGGTTATTAAAACCAATATGCTGGTACGGAGTATGGGACCTATCACAGAATCTGAAATG ACATACTCCCTGCAGTGTTACCTAAGACAGAGCTGGCACGACGAACGCCTGAAGTTTGACCTTCCCAACGTCACAGAGGTCACTCTCAGCAACACGTTTCTCAAGGACATCTGGAAGCCTAACACGTACTTCCTGAACGGTCGCTTGTCTACCCAGCCCAACATCACCGTTCCTAATGTATTTGTTCGAATCCGGAAGGACGGCAGTATTTACATGTCCCGCAG GTTAACAATTAACGCAAAATGCCCCATGAATCTCTTGGACTATCCAATGGATGCCCCCGTTTGTCCTTTGCTGTTGGCTGGAT ATGGTTACACGACAGATGAAATCATTTACAGGTGGCAAACCTCAAACAAATCTGGGGTAGAAATATATGATGACGTCACACTATCACAGTTTGATATAGTCTCTATCTGGACTGCGAATAATACTTACTCCGATGCATTAG gGACACAGTCCGGCCTTGAAGTCTACTTTCATCTAAAGCGGCACATCGGCTTCTTCATGCTCCAG ACTTATCTGCCGTGCACTCTGATCGTCTGCCTGTCATGGGTCTCGTTCTGGATAAACCGAGATGCAGCTCCTGCAAGAGTTCTTTTAG CGGCCGTGGGTCTGATTCAGAGGGACGGACTTCCCAGAGTTCCCTACGCCACCGCCCTTGACGTCTTCCTGAACGTCTGCATCTTCTACAACCTAGCCGCCATCATACAGTACTCCGCCGTAAACTACTTCACTAAGATTCTTCCCAAAGAAGGAGGAGCGTCCTACGAAGAGGATGAAACG gaaaatgttttgaatgaaGACCAAAATGGCGTGTTGGACTGGAATTCGACAATAGGAAAAGAGACGCAAACCGGATGTCTGATCTTGTTCTGTAGGTGTCTTCTGGGCAACTTCCGGTTTCGGTACAACATGGTGAAATCCGCCGACGCAGCTAATGGAAATAGTGTCAGCAGTATAGACATTTTATCTAGATATATATTTCCACTTTCTTTTTGTCTTTTCCAAGCTTTTTATTGGGCTTGGTATCTCCGATTTAAACTCTCTTAG
- the LOC105344233 gene encoding gamma-aminobutyric acid receptor subunit alpha-5 isoform X2 has translation MDVARLMVLLYFDVCFSDDLTLRENVTILLDNLLQTYDKSVRPAGRDGPLVIKTNMLVRSMGPITESEMCYLRQSWHDERLKFDLPNVTEVTLSNTFLKDIWKPNTYFLNGRLSTQPNITVPNVFVRIRKDGSIYMSRRLTINAKCPMNLLDYPMDAPVCPLLLAGYGYTTDEIIYRWQTSNKSGVEIYDDVTLSQFDIVSIWTANNTYSDALGTQSGLEVYFHLKRHIGFFMLQTYLPCTLIVCLSWVSFWINRDAAPARVLLGVTTILSTAAVGLIQRDGLPRVPYATALDVFLNVCIFYNLAAIIQYSAVNYFTKILPKEGGASYEEDETENVLNEDQNGVLDWNSTIGKETQTGCLILFCRCLLGNFRFRYNMVKSADAANGNSVSSIDILSRYIFPLSFCLFQAFYWAWYLRFKLS, from the exons ATGGATGTCGCGAGGCTGATGGTTTTGTTATACTTTGACGTGTG CTTTTCAGATGACCTCACACTAAGGGAGAACGTCACCATATTGTTAGATAACCTGTTACAGACCTACGACAAGTCGGTGCGACCTGCAGGGCGGG ATGGACCACTGGTTATTAAAACCAATATGCTGGTACGGAGTATGGGACCTATCACAGAATCTGAAATG TGTTACCTAAGACAGAGCTGGCACGACGAACGCCTGAAGTTTGACCTTCCCAACGTCACAGAGGTCACTCTCAGCAACACGTTTCTCAAGGACATCTGGAAGCCTAACACGTACTTCCTGAACGGTCGCTTGTCTACCCAGCCCAACATCACCGTTCCTAATGTATTTGTTCGAATCCGGAAGGACGGCAGTATTTACATGTCCCGCAG GTTAACAATTAACGCAAAATGCCCCATGAATCTCTTGGACTATCCAATGGATGCCCCCGTTTGTCCTTTGCTGTTGGCTGGAT ATGGTTACACGACAGATGAAATCATTTACAGGTGGCAAACCTCAAACAAATCTGGGGTAGAAATATATGATGACGTCACACTATCACAGTTTGATATAGTCTCTATCTGGACTGCGAATAATACTTACTCCGATGCATTAG gGACACAGTCCGGCCTTGAAGTCTACTTTCATCTAAAGCGGCACATCGGCTTCTTCATGCTCCAG ACTTATCTGCCGTGCACTCTGATCGTCTGCCTGTCATGGGTCTCGTTCTGGATAAACCGAGATGCAGCTCCTGCAAGAGTTCTTTTAG GTGTGACGACAATCCTGTCCACAGCGGCCGTGGGTCTGATTCAGAGGGACGGACTTCCCAGAGTTCCCTACGCCACCGCCCTTGACGTCTTCCTGAACGTCTGCATCTTCTACAACCTAGCCGCCATCATACAGTACTCCGCCGTAAACTACTTCACTAAGATTCTTCCCAAAGAAGGAGGAGCGTCCTACGAAGAGGATGAAACG gaaaatgttttgaatgaaGACCAAAATGGCGTGTTGGACTGGAATTCGACAATAGGAAAAGAGACGCAAACCGGATGTCTGATCTTGTTCTGTAGGTGTCTTCTGGGCAACTTCCGGTTTCGGTACAACATGGTGAAATCCGCCGACGCAGCTAATGGAAATAGTGTCAGCAGTATAGACATTTTATCTAGATATATATTTCCACTTTCTTTTTGTCTTTTCCAAGCTTTTTATTGGGCTTGGTATCTCCGATTTAAACTCTCTTAG
- the LOC105344233 gene encoding gamma-aminobutyric acid receptor subunit alpha-5 isoform X1 yields MDVARLMVLLYFDVCFSDDLTLRENVTILLDNLLQTYDKSVRPAGRDGPLVIKTNMLVRSMGPITESEMTYSLQCYLRQSWHDERLKFDLPNVTEVTLSNTFLKDIWKPNTYFLNGRLSTQPNITVPNVFVRIRKDGSIYMSRRLTINAKCPMNLLDYPMDAPVCPLLLAGYGYTTDEIIYRWQTSNKSGVEIYDDVTLSQFDIVSIWTANNTYSDALGTQSGLEVYFHLKRHIGFFMLQTYLPCTLIVCLSWVSFWINRDAAPARVLLGVTTILSTAAVGLIQRDGLPRVPYATALDVFLNVCIFYNLAAIIQYSAVNYFTKILPKEGGASYEEDETENVLNEDQNGVLDWNSTIGKETQTGCLILFCRCLLGNFRFRYNMVKSADAANGNSVSSIDILSRYIFPLSFCLFQAFYWAWYLRFKLS; encoded by the exons ATGGATGTCGCGAGGCTGATGGTTTTGTTATACTTTGACGTGTG CTTTTCAGATGACCTCACACTAAGGGAGAACGTCACCATATTGTTAGATAACCTGTTACAGACCTACGACAAGTCGGTGCGACCTGCAGGGCGGG ATGGACCACTGGTTATTAAAACCAATATGCTGGTACGGAGTATGGGACCTATCACAGAATCTGAAATG ACATACTCCCTGCAGTGTTACCTAAGACAGAGCTGGCACGACGAACGCCTGAAGTTTGACCTTCCCAACGTCACAGAGGTCACTCTCAGCAACACGTTTCTCAAGGACATCTGGAAGCCTAACACGTACTTCCTGAACGGTCGCTTGTCTACCCAGCCCAACATCACCGTTCCTAATGTATTTGTTCGAATCCGGAAGGACGGCAGTATTTACATGTCCCGCAG GTTAACAATTAACGCAAAATGCCCCATGAATCTCTTGGACTATCCAATGGATGCCCCCGTTTGTCCTTTGCTGTTGGCTGGAT ATGGTTACACGACAGATGAAATCATTTACAGGTGGCAAACCTCAAACAAATCTGGGGTAGAAATATATGATGACGTCACACTATCACAGTTTGATATAGTCTCTATCTGGACTGCGAATAATACTTACTCCGATGCATTAG gGACACAGTCCGGCCTTGAAGTCTACTTTCATCTAAAGCGGCACATCGGCTTCTTCATGCTCCAG ACTTATCTGCCGTGCACTCTGATCGTCTGCCTGTCATGGGTCTCGTTCTGGATAAACCGAGATGCAGCTCCTGCAAGAGTTCTTTTAG GTGTGACGACAATCCTGTCCACAGCGGCCGTGGGTCTGATTCAGAGGGACGGACTTCCCAGAGTTCCCTACGCCACCGCCCTTGACGTCTTCCTGAACGTCTGCATCTTCTACAACCTAGCCGCCATCATACAGTACTCCGCCGTAAACTACTTCACTAAGATTCTTCCCAAAGAAGGAGGAGCGTCCTACGAAGAGGATGAAACG gaaaatgttttgaatgaaGACCAAAATGGCGTGTTGGACTGGAATTCGACAATAGGAAAAGAGACGCAAACCGGATGTCTGATCTTGTTCTGTAGGTGTCTTCTGGGCAACTTCCGGTTTCGGTACAACATGGTGAAATCCGCCGACGCAGCTAATGGAAATAGTGTCAGCAGTATAGACATTTTATCTAGATATATATTTCCACTTTCTTTTTGTCTTTTCCAAGCTTTTTATTGGGCTTGGTATCTCCGATTTAAACTCTCTTAG